The DNA region TGCAGCGCGTGGACCAGGTGCTGGTGAACCTGCTCTCCAACGCGGCGAAGTACGGCGCGGGCAGCCCCGTGCAGGTGCGCATCGACCGGGTGGGCGAGTGCGAGGCGGAGCGGGTGCGCGTGAGCGTGACGGACGGGGGCATCGGCATCGCGCCCGAGGTGCTGCCGCGCCTCTTCGGCCGCTTCGAGCGCGGCGTCTCCGACCGGAACTACGGAGGCCTGGGCCTGGGGCTCTACATCAGCCGCCAGCTCGCCGAGGCCATGGGCGGGAGCATCGCCGTGCAGAGCGAGGCGGGCAGGGGCTCCACCTTCACCCTGGAGCTTCCGCTGGGGTTGCCGCCGGAGGTGCCGGAGCGTGCCTGAGGGCCTGCGCAACATCCGCCTGCCGCACACCCCGCGCGTGGGAGCGCGGGGCGCCTACGCCTTCGCCCTCGCCGCGCCGCTCTGCGCGCTGGCCGGGCAGCTGCTGCTGGGCCCCGCCGTGTACACGGTCCCCTTCACCCTCTTCTTCCTCGCGGTGGCGGCGGCCTCGTGGGTGGGCGGCTTGCGGCCGGGGCTGGTCGCCATGGTGCTCAGCGCCGCGCTGGGCGACTACTTCTTCCTCACGCCCGTCACCTCCTTCGGGCTCACCCTGCGGGCGCTGCTGCCGCTGGGGCTCTTCCTCACGGTGTCCACCCTGCTGTGCCTGCTCAACGCGAGCCTGCGCGGGCGCGACCGCGAGCGCGACGCGCTGCTCGCCCAGGCGCGCGCCGCGGTGGTGCTGCGCGACGAGTTCCTCCAGGTGGCGGCGCACGAGCTGCGCACCCCGCTCACCGCGCTGCGCCTGCAGCTGCGCAGCCTCGCGCGCGGGATGGAGGAGGACGCGCACGGCGCGGGGCGGGTGGCGGCCGCCGAGCGCTCCGCGCTGCGGCTGCAGGCGCTGGTGGAGAGCCTGCTGGACGTGGCGCGCCTGGAGTCCGGGCGCCTGGAGCTCGCCGCGAGCCGGCTGGAGCTGGGGCCCCTGCTGAAGGACGTGCTCGCGCGGCTCGAGCCCCTGTTCACCGAGGCGGGCAGCAGCGTGCGGCTCTCGCTGCCCGCGGAGCCGCTCGAGGGGGTGTGGGACGCGGCGCGCGTGGAGCAGGTGCTGGTGAACCTGCTCGCCAACGCGGCGAAGTACGGCGCGGGCCGCCCGGTGCACGTGGGCGTGCGGCGCGAGGGCCTGCGGGCGCTGGTGACGGTGCGCGACGAGGGGCCGGGCATCTCGCCCGAGGTGCTGCCGCGCCTCTTCGGCCGCTTCGAGCGCGGGGTGCCGGTGCGCCACTACGGGGGCCTGGGCCTCGGGCTCCACATCAGCCGCCAGCTGGTGGAGGCCATGGGCGGCAGCCTCGAGGCGCACAGCGTCCCCGGACAGGGCGCCACCTTCACCGTGGCGCTGCCGCTCGAGCCGCTCGCGGCCACCGGCTCGCACAGCGTGCTCGCCGGCGGCTAGGGGCGCGCGCGGCCCCTCAGGCCGAGAGCGGCAGGCCCGGGTCCGCGCTGCCAGTGCCCGCGCAGGGGCTCGCCTCGCTCGCCGGGAGCTCGGCGCAGGGAAGGCACACGCGGAAGGTGGTGCCCTCCTGCGCGCTGGAGCGCACCTGCAGGCTGCCCGCGTGCGCGCGCACGATCTCCTTCGCGATGTAGAGCCCGAGCCCCAGGCTCTTCTTCACCGTGGCCTCCGTCTGCTCGCCGAGCCGGAAGGGCTCGAAGAGCTGCGGCAGCAGCGCGGGCGCGATGGGGTCTCCGCCGTTGTGCACCTCGAGCAGCGCGGTGCCGCCCACCCCGGGCTCCAGCCGCACCCGCACGGCGCCGTCCGCAGGGCTGTACTTGAGCGCGTTGTCCACCAGGTTCGCGAGCACCTGGGCGAGCCGGTCGAAGTCCCACGCGCCCCGCAGGGGCGCCGCCGGCAGCTCCGCCACCAGCGCGCGCGCCGGGTGCGAGGCGTGGAACTCGTCCATCACCCGCTGCACCAGCTCGCGCAGGTCGCCCTCGCTGCGCACCACCGGCAGCCCGCCGCCGATGCGCGCGCGGGTGAAGTCCAGCAGCAGCGCGACGATCTGCTCGATGCGCTCGCCGCAGCGCTCCACCCGCTCGAAGGCCTTCTGCTGCGCAGGGGCGAGCGGCGCCGCGCCCAGCTGCGTCTTCGCGGTGGCGAGGATGGCGGAGAGGGGGTTGCGGATGTCGTGCCCCACGATCGCCACCAGCTGCTGCTCCAGCTCGGCCGCGCGCGTGAGCTCCGCCTCGTGGCGGCGCCGCTCGGCGAGCTCCGCCGCCTGGCGCTCGAGCGCGCGCCCGCGCTGGAACAGGTCCACGAACACCTGCACCTTGGAGCGCAGGATCTCCGGGTCCACCGGCTTGAGCAGGTAGTCCACCGCGCCCTGGCGGTAGCCCTTCATCACGTGCGCCGCCTCGCGGCTGAGCGCGGTGACGAAGATGATGGGGATGTGGCGCGTGCGCTCGCGCGAGCGGATGAGCGCGGCCGTCTCCAGGCCGTCCAGCCCCGGCATCTGCACGTCCATCACGATGAGCGCGAAGTCGCCCTGCAGCAGGTGCTTCAGCGCCTCGGCGCCCGAGTGCGCGAGCACCAGCTCCTGGCCCAGCGGCTCGAGCACCGCCTGCATCGCCAGCAGGTTGCTCGGCACGTCGTCCACCACCAGGATGCGCGCGCGCGGCAGCGGGGCGGCGTTCGCCGCGTCGCCCGGCAGCGTCAGGTCCGGCCACAGGCGGGAGAGCGTGTTGGGCACCTTGGGGATTCCATCCTCTCGGGGTGAAGGGGGCCGGGAGAAACCCCACCCCTGCCCACACCCTTCCCGAGAGGACGCCGCACCCGCGGGCCCGCCTGCCCGCCTGCTACTCCACCGCGTGCAGGTGGCCGCGGGGCGCGGCGGGCTGCAGGGCGCGCGCGAGCAGCTGCTCGCCCGCCGCCCCGAAGTGGTTCTCCTCCACGAAGAGCCGGGCGACGCGCGCGAGCCTCGGCCAGCGGGCGAGCAGCAGGGCGCCCTCCTCGCCGAGCGCGTTGTTGCTCAGGTCCAGCTCGCTCACCCGCCGCACGGCAGGGCTCACGAGCAGCGCGCGCAGCCCCGCGGGGCCCAGCGCGTTGCTGGAGAGGTCCAGGCGCAGGAGGCCCCCCAGCACCTCGGGCGCGGCGGCCGCGAGCGCGTGCGCCCCGGCCGGGCCCAGCGCGTTGCCCTGCAGGTTGAGCGCGCGCAGCCGCAGCAGGTGCCGGCTCTCGGCGAGCGCGCGCGCGCCCGCAGGCCCCATCGCGTTCTCCCCGAGGAAGAGGTAGCGCAGCTGCTCGAGCCGCCCCCAGCGCAAGAGCGCCCGCGCCCCCTCGGGGCCCAGCTCGCAGCGCGCGAGGCCCAGCTCCCGCAGCCGTCCCAGCTGCGGGCTCGCCGCGAGCGCGCGCGCCCCCGCCGGGCCCAGCGCGTTGCCGCTGCTCCAGAAGAGGCGCAGCCGCGGCAGCGCGGGGCTCTCCACCAGCGCGCGCACCGCCTCCACCGGCAGCGCGTTGTCGCCCACCTCGAGGTCGCACAGGGGCAGCGGGCGCCCCGCCCCCGAGAGCGCCGCCACCCCGTCCGCCCCCAGCCCGTTGTCCCCCACCCACAGCCGCTTCAGCCGGCGCAGCGGGCGGCTCTGCACCAGCGCGCGCAGCCCCGCGGGCCCCAGGCGGTTCGCGCGCAGGCGCAGCGCCTCCAGCCGCCCGAGCGCCGGGCTCTCGGCGAGCGCGCGCGCCCCCTCGGGCCCCACCCGGTTGCCGTCCAGCTCGAGCGAGCGCAGCCCCCCGATGTGCGGGCTCGCCGCGAGCGCCGCCGCGCCCTCCGGCCCGATGCGGTTGTGGTAGGTGCCCATCCAGTCGCTCAGCTCCAGGTGGGTGAGGCGCGCGAGGAAGGGCAGGGCGGCGAGCTCCACCGCGAGCGCGGGCGTCATCTCCGCGAGCTGCAGCCGGCGCACCGGGTGGCGCGCGAACAGCGCCTCCGCGTGCGCGAGCAGCGCGCGGCCGCTCGCCAGCACGAAGTCCACGAAGCCGCGGCGAAAGCCCGCCGAGCGCAGGGGCTCGGGCACGTCCTCGAGCCACGCCTCCTCGTGCGCGTGCAGCAGCCGCGCCTCGCGCGCCTCCAGCGCCCGCCGCTCGCGCACGCCCAGCCGCCCCGCGCCCCCTGCGAGCGCGAGCTGCACCCGGATGAACTCCGCGCGCGCGCGCCCCGCCGCCCCCGCGTGCGCCTCGAGCCACGCGGCGCAGGCGAGCCGCGGCGCATCCTCGCCCGGGGCGGCGAGCACGGCCGAGAGCAGCGGCGGAGGCAGGGGGAGCAGGCTCACGGCAGCGCGCCCTCCCGGCCGCAGGGCAGGCGGGCAGCGGTGGGGCGCAGCCGTCGCGCCCCCGCACATCCTGAGAGCCACCGCGCCCCGTGGGCGCTAGCCTGCGCCGCCATGACTTCCTCGTCTTCTGCCCCGGCTGCTCCGGGCGCTCCGGCCTCCGTCGCCGACGATCTCCTCCGGTATATCGACGCCTCGCCCACGCCGTACCACGCGGTGAACGAGACTGTCCGGCGCCTGGAGCTGCAGGGCTACCGCCACCTCGACGAGCGTGAACCTTGGCAGCTGCGCGCAGGAGACAAGGTGTACGTGGTGCGCGGCGGCACCAGCGTGGTCGCATTCCACCTGGGCCGTTCTCCGCTCACCCGGGCGGGCTTCCGCCTGGTGGGCAGTCACACCGATAGCCCGAACCTGCGCGTGAAGCCGCAGCCGCACCACGCCCGCGCCGGCGTGCACCAGCTGGGCGTGGAGGTCTACGGCGGCGTGCTCTGGCACACCTGGCTGGACCGCGACCTGAGCCTCGCGGGCCGCGTGCTCACGCTGCGCGCCGGCGTGCAGGCGGGCCACCTGGTGGACTTCGGCCGCAAGAGCCTGCTGCGCATCCCCAACCTCGCCATCCACCTCAACCGCCAGGTGAACACCGAGGGCCTCAAGCTCAACCCCCAGGAGCACCTGGTGCCCCTCTTCGCGCTCGAGGCCGGCGGCCCCGTGGACCTGCGCGCGCTGCTCGCCGAGCAGCTGAGCGCGAGCCACGGCGCCGTCGCAGGCCCCTACGCCGCGGCCGACGTGGTGGGTTGGGACCTGTGCCTCTACGACGTGCAGCCCAGCACCCGCTCGGGGCTGCGCGGCGAGTTCCTCCACGCCCCGCGCCTGGACAACCTCGCCAGCTGCCACGCCGCCCTCACCGCGCTGCTCTCCGTGCAGGGCACGCCCGAGGCCACCTGCGGCGTGGTGCTCTACGACCACGAGGAGGTGGGCAGCACCAGCGCGCAGGGCGCCGCGAGCCCCTTCCTGCGCCACCTGCTCGAGCGCCTGGTGATGGCGCACGGCGACGGCCAGCCGGACGCCTTCCACCGCGTGGTGCGCCGCAGCTGGATGGTGAGCGCGGACATGGCGCACGCGCTGCACCCCAACTACGCGGACCGCCACGAGCCGCGCCACGCGCCGATTCTCGGCAAGGGCCCGGTGCTCAAGAGCAACGTGAACCAGAGCTACGCCACGGACGGCGAGGGCTGGGCCCTGTGGGAGGGGCTGTGCCGCGAGGCGGGCGTCGTCCCGCAGCACTTCGTCACCCGCACGGACCTGCCCTGCGGCTCCACCATCGGTCCGCTCACCGCCGGCGAGCTGGGCATGCCCACCGTGGACGTGGGCGGCCCCATGCTCAGCATGCACTCCATCCGCGAGATGGCCGCCGCCTCCGACGTGGAGGCCATGGTGGCCGTGCTGCGCCAGCTCTTCCGGTGAAGGCCACCGTCCTGCGCAGGTCAGCCCACCCGTCCCCGGGTCACTGCCGGTTGCTGGAATCCGGTGACACCTCCACCTTCGTACCGCCGGGAACTCCATGACCGACGCGCCTTCACAGAACACCCTCGTCGCACCCCGGAACGAGGGGGCCGGCCTGCGCGTGGCCCTGCTCGAGGACGAGCCCCTCTTTCGCGACATGCTCGCGGACGTGCTCGCGAGCGAGGGCATCGAGGTGCTCACCCGCGACGCGCAGGTGGAGCCCTTCCTCTACGCCGTGGACCGCGCCCCGCCGGACGTGGCCATCGTGGACCTGCGGCTCGAGCGCGACGGGGATGTAGAGGCGGGACTCGCCGCCGTGCGCGCCCTGCACGCGCGCCACCCCGCGGTGCGCCTGCTGGTGCTCTCCGGCGTGCACGGCCCCGGCCTCGAGGCGCGCTGCCTCGCCGCCGGCGCCTCCGCGTACCTGTGCAAGCTGGAGGTGGGGCGCGACGCGCTCCTGCAGGTGGTGCGCGCGCTCGCCCGCGGCGAGCAGCAGCTGCCGCCGAGCTTCGGCGAGCTGCGCCAGGCGCACGCCGCCGAGCGTGCCCGCGCGCATCCGCTGCCGCACCTCACCCCGCGCGAGCTGGAGGTGCTGCGCCACGTGGCGCTGGGCATGGACAACCTGAAGATCTCCGCGCACCTCGGCATCACCGAGCGCACGGTGAAGGCCCACATCGGCGCGCTCTACGCGAAGCTGGGCGTGGAGAACCGCGCCGAGATGGCCCTGCGCGGCGCCGAGCTCGGCCTGCAGCGCGGCGGCACGCAGTAGGCGCTTCGCGCGTCAGCGCCCGCCTGCGGGGGCCTGGAGCGCGGCGAGCGCGCGCTGGCCGGACTCGTAGCGGCGGTTCACCTCGTCCCACTGGAGGTTCTGGAAGAACGCGTCGATGTACTTCGCCGCCGCCGCCCCGTAGTCGAGCGCGTACGAGTGCTCGTACATGTCCATCACCAGCAGGGGCTGCGCGAAGGCCGGCGCCTGGGTGTGGTTGCCGCTCCAGTGGGTGCCGAGCGCGCCCGTCTGGAAGTCGAGGTCCAGCACCGTCCAGCCGCTGCCGCCACCGAGGCTCGCGCCCGTCGCGCGGAAGTGCTCCTCCCAGCGCGCGAAGCTTCCGTACTGCTTCGCGAGCGCCCGCTCGATGCTCCCGCTCGCCTTGCCGCTGCCGCCGAGGTTCCCGAAGTACAGCTCGTGCAGCACCATCGAGTTGCCGAAGAGCAGCTCGCGCTCCTTGAGTCCGCCCACGAGGTAGCCCGGCGTGTCCTTGTTCACGCGCGCGAGCTCCGCCTCCACCTTGTTGAGGTTCTTCACCGCGCCGCCGTAGTTGTTCTCGTGGTGGCTCCGGATGAGCTTCTCGGAGAGCCCCTTGAGCTTCGCGGGATCCAAGGGCAGGGGACGCACCGCGTGGGCGCCAGGGGCGGGAGGCGCCGCTTCGTGCGGGGCTGCCGGAGTCCCGCCGTCCTGCGCGGAGGCGAAGCCCGGGGAGAGGGCGAGGGCGGCAGGGACGGCGGCCAGGGTGGTCAGTGCATCGCGGCGGTTCATGGAGGCCTCGCTTGTCGATGCGTCCCATGGTGCGACGGCCAGGCGCCGGCTGCATCCGCCTGCGGTCGCCCTCGAGGCGAGCTCCGGCGCGAAGCAACAGTGCCGACTCGCACGTGGTGCGGGTGGAGACACTGTCGCTTGCGCAATGGCCTGCTCCCGAGACGGCTGCAACCCGCGCAGTTCAGGGCTACGCGCCGGGACATGGGAGCGTGGGCACAGTGGAAGCAGCGGGCGCGCGAGCTGAAGCGCGAGACGGCCGCGCTCGTCATCGCCGTGCGCCGCCCGGACGTGCCCTGGCACGCGAAGCTGC from Aggregicoccus sp. 17bor-14 includes:
- a CDS encoding HAMP domain-containing sensor histidine kinase; this encodes MPEGLRNIRLPHTPRVGARGAYAFALAAPLCALAGQLLLGPAVYTVPFTLFFLAVAAASWVGGLRPGLVAMVLSAALGDYFFLTPVTSFGLTLRALLPLGLFLTVSTLLCLLNASLRGRDRERDALLAQARAAVVLRDEFLQVAAHELRTPLTALRLQLRSLARGMEEDAHGAGRVAAAERSALRLQALVESLLDVARLESGRLELAASRLELGPLLKDVLARLEPLFTEAGSSVRLSLPAEPLEGVWDAARVEQVLVNLLANAAKYGAGRPVHVGVRREGLRALVTVRDEGPGISPEVLPRLFGRFERGVPVRHYGGLGLGLHISRQLVEAMGGSLEAHSVPGQGATFTVALPLEPLAATGSHSVLAGG
- a CDS encoding ATP-binding protein, with translation MPNTLSRLWPDLTLPGDAANAAPLPRARILVVDDVPSNLLAMQAVLEPLGQELVLAHSGAEALKHLLQGDFALIVMDVQMPGLDGLETAALIRSRERTRHIPIIFVTALSREAAHVMKGYRQGAVDYLLKPVDPEILRSKVQVFVDLFQRGRALERQAAELAERRRHEAELTRAAELEQQLVAIVGHDIRNPLSAILATAKTQLGAAPLAPAQQKAFERVERCGERIEQIVALLLDFTRARIGGGLPVVRSEGDLRELVQRVMDEFHASHPARALVAELPAAPLRGAWDFDRLAQVLANLVDNALKYSPADGAVRVRLEPGVGGTALLEVHNGGDPIAPALLPQLFEPFRLGEQTEATVKKSLGLGLYIAKEIVRAHAGSLQVRSSAQEGTTFRVCLPCAELPASEASPCAGTGSADPGLPLSA
- a CDS encoding TIGR02996 domain-containing protein, which gives rise to MSLLPLPPPLLSAVLAAPGEDAPRLACAAWLEAHAGAAGRARAEFIRVQLALAGGAGRLGVRERRALEAREARLLHAHEEAWLEDVPEPLRSAGFRRGFVDFVLASGRALLAHAEALFARHPVRRLQLAEMTPALAVELAALPFLARLTHLELSDWMGTYHNRIGPEGAAALAASPHIGGLRSLELDGNRVGPEGARALAESPALGRLEALRLRANRLGPAGLRALVQSRPLRRLKRLWVGDNGLGADGVAALSGAGRPLPLCDLEVGDNALPVEAVRALVESPALPRLRLFWSSGNALGPAGARALAASPQLGRLRELGLARCELGPEGARALLRWGRLEQLRYLFLGENAMGPAGARALAESRHLLRLRALNLQGNALGPAGAHALAAAAPEVLGGLLRLDLSSNALGPAGLRALLVSPAVRRVSELDLSNNALGEEGALLLARWPRLARVARLFVEENHFGAAGEQLLARALQPAAPRGHLHAVE
- a CDS encoding M18 family aminopeptidase, with amino-acid sequence MTSSSSAPAAPGAPASVADDLLRYIDASPTPYHAVNETVRRLELQGYRHLDEREPWQLRAGDKVYVVRGGTSVVAFHLGRSPLTRAGFRLVGSHTDSPNLRVKPQPHHARAGVHQLGVEVYGGVLWHTWLDRDLSLAGRVLTLRAGVQAGHLVDFGRKSLLRIPNLAIHLNRQVNTEGLKLNPQEHLVPLFALEAGGPVDLRALLAEQLSASHGAVAGPYAAADVVGWDLCLYDVQPSTRSGLRGEFLHAPRLDNLASCHAALTALLSVQGTPEATCGVVLYDHEEVGSTSAQGAASPFLRHLLERLVMAHGDGQPDAFHRVVRRSWMVSADMAHALHPNYADRHEPRHAPILGKGPVLKSNVNQSYATDGEGWALWEGLCREAGVVPQHFVTRTDLPCGSTIGPLTAGELGMPTVDVGGPMLSMHSIREMAAASDVEAMVAVLRQLFR
- a CDS encoding response regulator transcription factor, whose amino-acid sequence is MTDAPSQNTLVAPRNEGAGLRVALLEDEPLFRDMLADVLASEGIEVLTRDAQVEPFLYAVDRAPPDVAIVDLRLERDGDVEAGLAAVRALHARHPAVRLLVLSGVHGPGLEARCLAAGASAYLCKLEVGRDALLQVVRALARGEQQLPPSFGELRQAHAAERARAHPLPHLTPRELEVLRHVALGMDNLKISAHLGITERTVKAHIGALYAKLGVENRAEMALRGAELGLQRGGTQ
- a CDS encoding superoxide dismutase; the encoded protein is MNRRDALTTLAAVPAALALSPGFASAQDGGTPAAPHEAAPPAPGAHAVRPLPLDPAKLKGLSEKLIRSHHENNYGGAVKNLNKVEAELARVNKDTPGYLVGGLKERELLFGNSMVLHELYFGNLGGSGKASGSIERALAKQYGSFARWEEHFRATGASLGGGSGWTVLDLDFQTGALGTHWSGNHTQAPAFAQPLLVMDMYEHSYALDYGAAAAKYIDAFFQNLQWDEVNRRYESGQRALAALQAPAGGR